In one window of Aerosakkonema funiforme FACHB-1375 DNA:
- the crtW gene encoding beta-carotene ketolase CrtW: protein MFQSQRISFTFNWTSFHSTILSKEASYSIIIAFIIMIVWAISLTFLLHFNLGQVNFLWILLGIVWQTFLYTGLFITAHDAMHGLVFPRNPKINNFIGSLCILAYALFNYKELVKKHGLHHHNPASKLDPDFHDEESNNFFIWYFKFMTSYCNWKQLISLMSLFYSLNYVFHISAINLMLFWVIPPLLSSLQLFYFGTFLPHREPEGGYTNCHRAQTNPLPVFWSFITCYHFCYHEEHHEYPHLPWWKLPEAYRRKK, encoded by the coding sequence GTGTTTCAATCGCAACGAATATCTTTTACTTTTAATTGGACATCTTTTCACTCAACAATCCTATCAAAAGAGGCATCATATAGTATAATAATTGCTTTTATTATTATGATTGTATGGGCTATTAGCCTCACCTTTTTACTTCACTTCAACTTAGGGCAAGTTAATTTTTTATGGATATTGCTTGGCATAGTTTGGCAAACCTTTCTATATACAGGTTTATTTATTACCGCTCACGATGCTATGCACGGCTTAGTTTTTCCAAGAAACCCCAAAATTAACAATTTTATAGGTTCATTGTGCATATTAGCTTATGCCCTATTTAATTACAAAGAATTAGTAAAAAAGCATGGTTTACACCACCACAACCCTGCCAGCAAACTCGACCCAGATTTCCACGATGAAGAATCCAATAATTTCTTTATTTGGTATTTTAAATTTATGACAAGCTATTGTAATTGGAAGCAACTTATCAGTTTGATGTCGCTATTTTATTCGCTCAACTATGTATTTCATATATCCGCAATCAATCTAATGTTGTTTTGGGTTATACCCCCCTTATTAAGTTCATTACAATTGTTTTACTTTGGAACTTTCTTACCCCACCGCGAACCAGAAGGAGGATACACTAATTGTCATCGAGCGCAAACTAATCCACTACCAGTTTTCTGGTCATTTATCACCTGCTATCACTTTTGCTACCATGAGGAACATCATGAATATCCTCATCTGCCTTGGTGGAAGCTACCAGAAGCTTACAGAAGGAAGAAATAG
- a CDS encoding zinc ribbon domain-containing protein — translation MFSFFRRIGNKFVEKLTNIRHEPINKTSLIILILIDIFVLFNVFSGLNSISQWPLAPYEEFPCFNAYQNYQTAEKKETFAFKVSTIENRIEQNKQSPLPYVDNSNRLGEVDNLCTNHTRLSKAVNTPETVRLKTSIDRLRNEISSSQQEIQTLQRQYNSTLLEKIAGQPTEKSINKVNADRIKSEIDRNQQQIATKEKQIVAQQTQLIQNPAADAYLKLLSNTPEYETLKKAYSTAEFWYPNKQLLLQVLFLLPLILIAYIWHSTAIRKNLGLQSLLSWHLLAIFCIPLVIKFFEFIQFGNLVRVAIELIVKLFGGLVFIASYAFILIIPLLGLGLIKLLQIWVFNPRVQAKKRIEKVRCINCNSKLRLSDEFCPYCGYDQYIDCSNCHQKAYKYSNFCSKCGHKIESDR, via the coding sequence ATGTTCTCATTTTTTAGAAGAATTGGCAACAAATTTGTTGAAAAATTAACTAATATCCGCCACGAACCAATCAATAAAACTAGCTTAATTATTCTCATATTAATTGATATATTTGTACTTTTCAATGTCTTTAGCGGCTTAAATAGCATTTCCCAATGGCCACTAGCCCCATATGAAGAGTTTCCCTGCTTTAACGCTTATCAAAATTACCAAACAGCAGAGAAGAAAGAAACTTTTGCATTTAAAGTTAGCACGATTGAAAATCGGATCGAACAAAATAAACAATCTCCACTTCCTTATGTTGACAATTCCAACAGGCTGGGTGAGGTTGACAATCTATGTACAAATCATACCCGTTTATCCAAAGCAGTTAACACTCCTGAAACTGTCCGATTAAAAACCAGTATCGATCGGCTGCGAAACGAAATCTCTTCTTCCCAGCAAGAAATCCAAACGCTGCAAAGGCAATACAATTCTACTTTACTCGAAAAAATTGCAGGTCAACCGACTGAAAAATCAATCAATAAAGTTAATGCCGATCGCATCAAATCGGAGATCGATCGCAATCAGCAACAAATCGCCACTAAGGAAAAGCAAATCGTCGCGCAGCAAACTCAATTAATTCAAAATCCGGCTGCTGACGCTTATCTCAAACTTCTCAGTAATACTCCTGAATATGAAACACTCAAAAAAGCTTACTCTACAGCCGAGTTTTGGTATCCCAACAAACAATTACTATTACAAGTTTTATTTCTCTTACCGTTAATTCTCATAGCTTATATTTGGCATTCTACAGCCATCCGCAAAAATCTAGGCTTACAAAGCCTACTGAGTTGGCATTTACTCGCCATCTTCTGTATTCCTTTAGTAATTAAGTTTTTTGAATTCATTCAATTTGGCAATCTTGTTCGTGTAGCGATCGAACTAATTGTTAAGCTGTTCGGCGGCTTGGTATTTATTGCCAGCTATGCCTTTATCCTGATTATACCTTTGTTGGGTCTGGGTTTAATTAAACTTCTGCAAATCTGGGTTTTTAATCCCCGCGTTCAAGCGAAAAAGAGAATCGAAAAAGTGCGTTGCATTAATTGTAACTCAAAACTTCGCCTCAGCGATGAATTCTGCCCCTATTGCGGTTACGATCAGTATATCGATTGCTCAAATTGCCACCAAAAAGCTTATAAATATAGCAATTTTTGTAGTAAATGCGGTCATAAAATAGAGAGCGATCGATAA